From a single Maritimibacter sp. DP1N21-5 genomic region:
- a CDS encoding helix-turn-helix transcriptional regulator, translated as MSKYQPDLDRAFFALADPTRRAIVGLLCEGPKTVSTLAEPFDIALPSLLKHVQLLEASGIVRSEKVGRVRTCAIDAEALRRTERWIQRHIDEWESRLDRMEAHIDRMKGKETP; from the coding sequence ATGTCTAAGTATCAACCGGACCTCGACCGCGCCTTCTTTGCCCTCGCCGACCCGACTCGGCGGGCGATCGTCGGCCTTCTGTGCGAAGGGCCCAAGACGGTCAGCACCCTGGCCGAGCCTTTCGACATCGCGCTGCCGTCGCTCCTCAAGCACGTGCAGCTTCTCGAGGCGAGCGGGATCGTCCGGTCGGAAAAGGTCGGCCGCGTGCGCACCTGCGCCATCGACGCAGAGGCGCTGCGCCGCACGGAGCGCTGGATACAAAGACATATCGACGAATGGGAAAGCCGGCTCGACCGGATGGAAGCCCATATCGACCGCATGAAAGGGAAGGAGACCCCATGA
- a CDS encoding SRPBCC family protein: MTRETESAWKNWPLDREIVISRVIDAPRRLVWQAWADPEQIGAWFGPEGLAIETKEIDLRAGGIWRFDMVGEGDLRFTNRMRFLRMEEERLIEVLHGSDEDGDPAAFRMLVTFDEQENGKTVITLRQMHPDAARRAEVIGFGAVEYGGQTLAKLAAHVAKHSG, translated from the coding sequence ATGACACGCGAAACCGAATCAGCCTGGAAAAACTGGCCGCTCGACCGTGAAATCGTCATCAGCCGCGTGATCGACGCGCCGAGGCGCCTCGTCTGGCAGGCCTGGGCCGACCCCGAGCAGATCGGCGCCTGGTTCGGGCCGGAAGGGCTCGCCATCGAGACGAAAGAGATCGACCTGCGCGCAGGCGGCATCTGGCGCTTTGACATGGTGGGCGAGGGCGACCTGCGGTTCACCAACCGGATGCGATTCCTGCGGATGGAAGAGGAACGGCTCATCGAGGTGCTGCACGGCTCGGACGAGGACGGCGATCCCGCCGCTTTCCGGATGCTCGTGACCTTCGACGAACAGGAGAACGGCAAGACCGTCATCACCCTGCGCCAGATGCACCCCGATGCCGCGCGGCGCGCGGAGGTGATCGGCTTCGGCGCGGTGGAATACGGCGGTCAGACGCTCGCGAAGCTCGCCGCCCATGTGGCGAAACACTCGGGATAG
- a CDS encoding holin family protein, with protein MGLIADVIGGVFGGGVAGGRNVIAETAAVFIENAEAQAQRDATLRTASLDQFGREFLLDRSGWWDRFIDGLNRLPRPMLALGTIGLFVCAMVSPDWFAARMAGLALVPEPLWWLMGAVVSFYFGARHQVKAQEFQRSIATTIASTSTVAQERDVPSGIDAGSRAQGDDNPALAGWSRP; from the coding sequence ATGGGGCTGATCGCGGATGTCATCGGCGGGGTCTTCGGGGGCGGTGTCGCGGGTGGCCGCAATGTGATCGCAGAAACGGCGGCGGTCTTCATCGAGAACGCCGAAGCACAGGCGCAACGCGACGCGACGCTACGCACCGCCTCGCTCGACCAGTTCGGGCGCGAGTTCCTGCTTGACCGCAGCGGCTGGTGGGATCGCTTCATCGACGGCCTCAACCGCCTGCCACGTCCCATGCTCGCGCTGGGCACGATTGGTTTGTTCGTCTGCGCCATGGTGAGCCCGGACTGGTTCGCGGCGCGGATGGCCGGGCTCGCCCTCGTGCCGGAACCGCTCTGGTGGCTCATGGGGGCTGTGGTCAGCTTCTATTTCGGCGCGCGCCATCAGGTGAAGGCGCAGGAGTTCCAGCGCTCCATCGCGACGACCATCGCCTCGACCTCGACCGTCGCGCAGGAGCGCGACGTTCCGAGCGGGATCGACGCGGGCAGCCGCGCGCAAGGCGACGACAACCCGGCGCTCGCCGGATGGAGCCGTCCATGA
- a CDS encoding holin-associated N-acetylmuramidase has protein sequence MQSVREIAEAIVAREGGYVDDPDDPGGATNFGVTIHTMRKLGLDLNRDGRVDAADVRALTRSQATDIFVTHYFEGPGIARLPEVLQPTVFDMYVNAGANAVRILQRLMAKIGYPLAVDGVIGPKTIAATREAHAAAPDLITDAYGIERRNYYYRLADQRPASRKYARRRDGGKGGWIVRAEAFISPKYHLTEAEHRARVAKWG, from the coding sequence ATGCAAAGCGTACGCGAGATCGCCGAGGCGATCGTTGCCCGCGAAGGCGGATACGTCGATGACCCGGACGATCCGGGCGGGGCGACGAACTTCGGCGTCACCATCCACACGATGCGAAAGTTGGGGCTCGACCTCAATCGCGACGGGCGGGTCGACGCCGCCGATGTCCGGGCGCTGACGCGCAGCCAGGCGACGGATATCTTCGTGACGCATTACTTCGAAGGGCCGGGAATCGCGCGCCTTCCCGAGGTGCTGCAACCGACCGTCTTCGACATGTATGTGAACGCCGGTGCGAATGCGGTGCGCATACTCCAGCGGCTCATGGCCAAGATAGGCTATCCGCTGGCGGTGGACGGGGTGATCGGTCCGAAGACCATCGCCGCGACGCGAGAGGCGCATGCCGCCGCCCCGGATCTTATCACGGATGCCTATGGGATCGAGCGGAGGAACTACTACTACCGTCTGGCTGACCAGCGCCCGGCGAGCCGGAAATACGCCCGGCGACGCGACGGCGGAAAGGGCGGCTGGATCGTCCGGGCCGAGGCGTTCATCAGCCCGAAATATCACCTGACCGAGGCCGAGCATCGCGCGCGGGTGGCCAAATGGGGCTGA
- a CDS encoding heme lyase CcmF/NrfE family subunit: MITELGHLALILALGVAIVQTVVPLIGAHKGWAGWMAVAVPAASLQFLFLAGSFGALVHAFVTSDFSLRLVTMNSHSAKPMLYKISGTWGNHEGSMLLWVLILALFGASAAWFGAGLPPRLKARVLAVQGAIGVAFLAFIIFTSNPFLRLVTPPFDGQDLNPLLQDPGLAFHPPFLYLGYVGLSMAFSFAVAALIEGRVDAAWARWVRPWTLAAWMFLTVGIALGSWWAYYELGWGGFWFWDPVENASFMPWLFAAALLHSAIVVEKRESLKSWTILLAIMAFGFSLIGTFLVRSGVITSVHAFANDPERGIFILMILGVFTGGALILFAARAGAMEAKGVFGMVSRESALVLNNILLAVSSIVVFIGTIWPLVAEMFFDRKLSVGAPFFEAAFTPFMIVLAIVMPIGAMLPWKRAKLGRVVKPLVPAFVLAVAVFLLCWVMQTGRSLLGPVGFLLGVWLVAGAAVDLWGRTGRGAIAGRISRLTRLPRADWGRVVAHAGLGVTFMGVSGLMAWQVEDIRAVNSAEPWQVAGYEVVLAEVHEERGPNYFTTMATIDVRRDGELVASLKPEKRVYPVQAMPTTEAAIKTGFWRDIYVVIGDAQANGGFAVRVFIKPFANWIWAGSLLMALGGLLSLTDRRYRVAVTARKSVPGGVPAE, from the coding sequence ATGATTACCGAGCTTGGACATTTGGCACTCATCCTCGCGCTTGGCGTGGCGATCGTGCAGACCGTGGTGCCGCTGATCGGCGCGCACAAGGGGTGGGCTGGATGGATGGCGGTGGCCGTTCCTGCGGCGAGCCTGCAATTCCTGTTCCTGGCGGGCTCCTTCGGCGCGCTGGTGCATGCCTTCGTGACCTCGGACTTCTCGCTCCGGCTCGTGACCATGAACTCGCACAGCGCGAAACCGATGCTCTACAAGATCTCGGGCACTTGGGGGAATCACGAGGGCTCGATGCTCCTTTGGGTGCTGATCCTCGCGCTCTTTGGCGCGTCCGCTGCCTGGTTCGGGGCCGGGCTTCCGCCCCGGCTCAAGGCGCGGGTGCTGGCGGTGCAGGGCGCGATCGGCGTCGCCTTCCTCGCCTTCATCATCTTCACCTCGAACCCCTTCCTGCGTCTCGTGACGCCGCCCTTCGACGGTCAGGACCTGAACCCGCTCCTGCAGGACCCCGGCCTCGCCTTCCATCCGCCATTCCTTTACCTGGGCTACGTGGGTCTCTCGATGGCCTTCTCCTTCGCGGTCGCCGCGCTGATCGAAGGCCGCGTCGATGCTGCCTGGGCGCGCTGGGTGCGGCCCTGGACGCTGGCGGCCTGGATGTTTCTCACGGTCGGGATCGCGCTGGGGTCTTGGTGGGCCTATTACGAACTGGGCTGGGGCGGTTTCTGGTTCTGGGACCCGGTCGAAAACGCGAGCTTCATGCCCTGGCTCTTCGCCGCCGCGCTGCTTCATTCCGCCATCGTCGTGGAAAAGCGCGAGTCGCTGAAGAGCTGGACGATCCTGCTCGCCATCATGGCCTTCGGGTTCTCGCTGATCGGGACCTTCCTCGTGCGCTCGGGCGTGATCACCTCGGTCCATGCCTTCGCCAACGATCCGGAACGCGGGATCTTCATCCTGATGATCCTCGGGGTCTTCACGGGCGGCGCGCTCATCCTCTTCGCGGCGCGGGCCGGCGCGATGGAAGCCAAGGGCGTCTTCGGCATGGTCAGCCGGGAATCGGCGCTCGTCCTCAACAACATCCTGCTCGCGGTGTCCTCCATCGTGGTCTTCATCGGGACGATCTGGCCGCTGGTGGCCGAGATGTTCTTCGACCGCAAGCTTTCGGTCGGCGCCCCTTTCTTCGAGGCGGCCTTCACGCCCTTCATGATCGTTCTCGCGATCGTGATGCCCATCGGGGCGATGCTTCCGTGGAAACGCGCCAAGCTGGGCCGGGTCGTCAAGCCGCTCGTCCCGGCCTTCGTGCTGGCCGTGGCGGTCTTCCTTCTGTGCTGGGTGATGCAGACGGGGCGGTCGCTCCTGGGGCCGGTGGGCTTCCTTCTGGGCGTCTGGCTCGTCGCCGGAGCGGCCGTGGACCTGTGGGGCCGCACGGGGCGCGGGGCCATCGCGGGGCGGATCAGTCGTCTGACGCGCCTGCCGCGGGCCGACTGGGGCCGGGTCGTGGCCCACGCTGGCCTTGGCGTGACCTTCATGGGGGTCTCCGGGCTCATGGCGTGGCAGGTCGAGGACATCCGCGCGGTGAACTCGGCCGAACCCTGGCAGGTCGCGGGCTACGAGGTCGTGCTCGCAGAAGTCCACGAGGAACGCGGGCCCAACTACTTCACGACCATGGCCACCATCGACGTGCGCCGTGATGGTGAATTGGTCGCCTCTCTCAAGCCGGAAAAGCGGGTCTATCCGGTGCAGGCGATGCCCACCACGGAAGCCGCGATCAAGACCGGTTTCTGGCGTGACATCTACGTGGTGATCGGCGACGCGCAGGCGAACGGCGGCTTCGCGGTGCGGGTCTTCATCAAGCCTTTCGCGAACTGGATCTGGGCCGGGTCGCTCCTGATGGCGCTGGGTGGGCTTCTGAGCCTTACGGACCGGCGCTACCGGGTCGCCGTCACGGCGCGCAAATCCGTGCCCGGCGGAGTGCCCGCGGAATGA
- the trpD gene encoding anthranilate phosphoribosyltransferase, whose product MSDTMKPLIFAASEGPLSRAQAEAAFEEFFAGTATPAQMGGLLMAMRARGESVAEYAAAAAVMRAKCVPVKAPEGAIDIVGTGGDGKGTLNISTATAFVVAGAGVPVAKHGNRNLSSKSGAADALGAMGIDVMVGPEVVERALAEVGIGFMMAPMHHPATKHVMPVRQELGCKTIFNILGPLTNPAGVKRQLTGAFAPDLIFPMAETLQTLGSEKAWLVHGSDGTDEIAISGPTDVAVLENGKITGRTVHPEEAGLPAHPFKDIMGGTPEENGAAFAALLDGAKNAYRDAVCLNAAAALIVADKVATLTEGVEMARESIDSGAAKSKVEGLAALSRQAA is encoded by the coding sequence ATGAGCGATACGATGAAGCCCCTGATCTTCGCCGCGTCCGAGGGGCCCCTGTCGCGGGCGCAGGCCGAAGCGGCCTTCGAGGAGTTCTTCGCGGGCACCGCCACGCCGGCCCAGATGGGCGGGCTCCTGATGGCCATGCGCGCAAGGGGCGAAAGCGTCGCCGAATACGCCGCCGCCGCCGCCGTGATGCGCGCGAAATGCGTGCCGGTGAAGGCCCCCGAGGGCGCGATCGACATCGTGGGCACCGGCGGCGACGGCAAGGGCACACTCAACATCTCGACCGCCACCGCTTTCGTCGTCGCGGGCGCGGGCGTGCCGGTGGCCAAGCACGGCAACCGCAACCTGTCGTCGAAATCCGGCGCCGCCGATGCGCTTGGCGCTATGGGGATCGACGTCATGGTCGGCCCCGAGGTGGTCGAACGGGCGCTCGCCGAGGTCGGCATCGGCTTCATGATGGCCCCCATGCACCACCCGGCCACGAAACATGTCATGCCGGTGCGTCAGGAGCTTGGCTGCAAGACGATCTTCAACATTCTCGGCCCCCTGACGAACCCGGCCGGCGTGAAACGGCAGCTCACCGGCGCGTTTGCACCGGACCTCATCTTCCCGATGGCCGAAACGCTTCAGACCCTGGGCAGCGAGAAAGCCTGGCTCGTGCACGGTTCCGACGGCACCGATGAAATCGCGATCTCGGGGCCGACCGATGTCGCCGTGCTGGAAAACGGCAAGATCACCGGCCGCACCGTCCACCCCGAGGAGGCGGGCCTGCCCGCGCATCCGTTCAAGGACATCATGGGCGGCACGCCCGAGGAGAATGGCGCGGCCTTCGCGGCACTGCTCGACGGCGCAAAGAACGCCTATCGCGACGCCGTCTGCCTGAATGCCGCGGCCGCGCTCATCGTGGCGGACAAGGTGGCGACTCTCACAGAAGGGGTTGAAATGGCACGGGAATCGATCGATTCCGGCGCGGCGAAGTCCAAGGTCGAGGGCCTCGCCGCCCTGTCCAGACAGGCCGCCTGA
- a CDS encoding cytochrome c-type biogenesis protein, translated as MKRFVFALLLAATPLFAVTPDEVLDDPAMEARAREISAGLRCVVCRGENIDESNASIAKDLRLLVRERLLAGDTNDEVVEFVVDRYGEYVLMKPTTGGANVILWYAGPALFLLAGLGAVIYLRNRSRAQDGGKTLSREEEARLRELLGDQ; from the coding sequence ATGAAACGTTTCGTCTTCGCCCTTCTCCTCGCCGCCACGCCGCTCTTCGCGGTTACGCCCGACGAGGTGCTGGACGACCCGGCGATGGAGGCGCGGGCGCGCGAGATCTCGGCGGGCCTTCGCTGCGTGGTCTGCCGGGGCGAGAACATCGACGAATCGAACGCGTCCATCGCCAAGGACCTGCGCCTTCTGGTGCGCGAACGTCTTCTGGCGGGCGACACCAACGACGAGGTCGTGGAGTTCGTGGTGGACCGCTATGGCGAATATGTCCTCATGAAACCGACGACCGGCGGGGCCAATGTGATCCTCTGGTATGCGGGGCCCGCGCTTTTCCTGCTCGCGGGTCTGGGTGCGGTGATCTATCTGCGCAACCGGTCACGGGCGCAGGATGGTGGCAAGACGCTCTCGCGGGAAGAAGAAGCGCGCCTGCGCGAACTTCTCGGAGACCAGTGA
- a CDS encoding divergent polysaccharide deacteylase family protein: protein MARGLISGLFVGAVTSALGLGAAALLVEPVVIETEAPSGVLEPAPEVSAVEPVPSIESGPDAGEGDAAVVETSEDTAVSEPEAGAVAPAGGGFDEPVDEAIDIPLADAPSAEQDTAPLTAAPESEEPEPVSPEAPAPATEESDSVDPEPTPPDMDTSEPEETTTAGPETDAPVAAPSETDATPSADAAGSLETAETSEAEEPAEEDLAALSTETPTTEAPTPSDTALEPVPEPVTEAQAPDAEETEPLAETAVTPDPTPAPDAAARDVVASDQADAEAPSTPAEPAVPSQNETTPADTAPDAQPAATETDDGTIVAGAGQVTLSPDMAEDRLGGDPAPAPPAVSERLPRIGEEPAVAENPLVEDLPLLRKNALAHSSIPDLPEMAVVLIDSGPERAEVGDVALMPFPLSVAVDASQPDVETAIDFYRANNAEVVLIVPFPPGATATDVDVTMQAYEPLLDRVVAIMVPESVGFQNAGEAATQLATVLGEKGLGLLTYPEGLNTGHKTAVSAGVPATLVFRDLDAEGQSPDVIRRFLDNVAFRARNEEGTVAVARVRPDSLQALLEWSLGNRAQTVNFAPLSALLLEQM from the coding sequence GTGGCACGCGGGCTGATATCCGGACTTTTCGTGGGCGCGGTGACGTCGGCGCTCGGGCTTGGCGCCGCGGCCCTTCTCGTGGAGCCGGTCGTCATCGAAACCGAAGCGCCTAGCGGCGTTCTGGAACCTGCACCCGAGGTTTCTGCTGTCGAACCGGTGCCGTCGATCGAGAGCGGGCCCGATGCCGGGGAGGGCGACGCCGCGGTCGTTGAAACGTCCGAGGACACGGCGGTATCGGAGCCGGAGGCTGGTGCAGTAGCCCCGGCCGGCGGTGGCTTCGACGAGCCGGTGGACGAGGCCATCGACATCCCGCTGGCCGATGCCCCCTCCGCCGAACAGGACACGGCACCTCTGACTGCGGCCCCGGAGAGCGAAGAGCCGGAGCCGGTGTCCCCGGAAGCGCCTGCGCCGGCTACGGAGGAGTCGGACTCCGTCGATCCTGAGCCGACGCCTCCGGACATGGACACCTCCGAACCTGAGGAAACAACGACCGCCGGTCCGGAAACGGACGCCCCTGTTGCCGCGCCGTCCGAGACCGATGCGACACCCTCGGCAGATGCAGCAGGATCCCTTGAGACCGCCGAGACGTCTGAAGCCGAAGAGCCCGCGGAAGAGGATCTCGCGGCCCTGTCCACGGAAACGCCGACGACCGAAGCGCCGACGCCGTCTGACACCGCGCTCGAACCGGTGCCCGAACCGGTGACTGAGGCCCAGGCGCCGGACGCCGAGGAGACTGAGCCACTTGCAGAGACGGCGGTGACGCCCGACCCGACGCCCGCGCCCGACGCCGCTGCGCGCGATGTCGTCGCATCGGATCAGGCGGACGCGGAAGCGCCCTCGACGCCTGCCGAGCCAGCCGTTCCTTCCCAGAACGAAACCACACCTGCTGACACCGCGCCCGATGCGCAGCCTGCGGCGACGGAAACCGACGACGGCACCATCGTCGCGGGGGCCGGGCAGGTCACGCTTTCCCCCGATATGGCCGAAGACCGGCTGGGCGGCGATCCCGCGCCGGCGCCACCCGCCGTGTCGGAACGTCTGCCCCGTATCGGCGAAGAACCGGCCGTGGCCGAAAACCCCCTGGTCGAGGACCTCCCGCTTCTCCGGAAGAATGCGCTGGCGCATAGCTCGATCCCGGACCTGCCGGAAATGGCCGTGGTCCTGATCGACAGCGGGCCGGAGCGTGCCGAGGTCGGGGATGTGGCGCTGATGCCCTTTCCGCTCTCGGTCGCGGTGGATGCCTCGCAACCCGATGTGGAAACCGCCATCGACTTCTACCGGGCCAACAACGCCGAGGTCGTGCTCATCGTGCCCTTCCCGCCGGGGGCGACGGCAACGGATGTGGACGTGACGATGCAGGCCTACGAGCCGCTTCTCGACAGGGTCGTCGCGATCATGGTGCCCGAAAGCGTGGGCTTTCAGAACGCGGGCGAGGCGGCCACGCAGTTGGCCACCGTGCTGGGCGAGAAGGGGCTTGGCCTTCTGACCTATCCCGAGGGGCTCAACACCGGGCACAAGACGGCCGTGTCGGCTGGCGTGCCCGCCACGCTGGTGTTCCGCGACCTCGATGCCGAGGGGCAGTCCCCCGACGTGATCCGCCGGTTCCTCGACAACGTCGCCTTCCGGGCACGCAATGAAGAAGGCACTGTCGCCGTCGCCCGCGTCCGCCCTGACAGCCTGCAGGCGCTTCTGGAGTGGTCTTTGGGCAACCGGGCGCAGACCGTGAACTTCGCGCCGCTTTCGGCCCTGCTCCTCGAACAGATGTAG
- a CDS encoding aminotransferase, with product MKLNPNLVATSASPVVEAKRWIAGKSFPADRPLLNVSQAAPIDPPPEALREVIARAAMDEPMAHVYGPVLGLPELRGEVARQFSKAYGGTITQDNVAITQGCNQAFCAAIATLCAPGDEVILPVPWYFNHQMWLDMAGVKTVPLPTGAELLPTVAEAEARITARTRAIVLVTPNNPCGVEYPADLVHAFAALARAHDLALILDETYRDFDSRPGAPHDLFQDPDWSDTLIQLYSFSKAYRLTGHRIGALIAAPARLVQVEKFLDTVAICPNQLGQRAALWGMQNLHDWLAGERAEILARRAAIEVGITRLPGWTLLGAGAYFAYVGHPFDEDATALAKRLVDEAQVLALPGSFFAPKGDAQAARQIRIAFANIDRGQIAMLMDRLASLA from the coding sequence ATGAAGCTCAACCCCAACCTCGTCGCGACGTCCGCCTCCCCCGTGGTCGAGGCGAAGCGCTGGATCGCGGGCAAGTCGTTCCCCGCCGACAGGCCGCTCCTCAACGTGAGCCAGGCCGCCCCCATCGACCCGCCGCCCGAGGCCCTGCGCGAGGTCATCGCGCGCGCCGCGATGGACGAGCCCATGGCCCATGTCTACGGACCGGTCCTTGGCCTGCCAGAGTTGCGCGGCGAAGTGGCCCGCCAGTTCAGCAAGGCCTATGGCGGCACGATCACCCAAGACAATGTCGCGATCACCCAGGGCTGCAATCAGGCCTTCTGCGCTGCCATCGCCACGCTCTGCGCCCCCGGCGACGAGGTGATCCTGCCGGTGCCGTGGTATTTCAATCACCAGATGTGGCTCGACATGGCCGGCGTGAAGACCGTGCCGCTGCCGACCGGGGCGGAGCTGCTGCCCACCGTGGCCGAGGCCGAGGCGCGGATCACCGCCCGGACCCGTGCCATCGTGCTCGTCACGCCCAACAACCCCTGCGGCGTGGAGTATCCAGCGGACCTCGTCCACGCCTTCGCCGCGCTGGCCCGCGCCCATGACCTCGCGCTCATCCTCGACGAGACCTACCGCGATTTCGACTCGCGTCCTGGCGCCCCGCACGACCTGTTTCAAGACCCCGACTGGTCCGACACGCTGATCCAGCTCTACAGTTTCTCCAAGGCCTACCGCCTCACCGGCCATCGGATCGGGGCCCTCATCGCTGCGCCCGCGCGCCTTGTTCAGGTCGAGAAATTCCTCGACACCGTGGCGATCTGCCCGAACCAGCTCGGTCAGCGCGCCGCGCTCTGGGGCATGCAGAACCTTCACGACTGGCTCGCCGGAGAACGCGCCGAGATCCTCGCCCGCCGCGCCGCCATCGAAGTGGGCATCACGCGGCTGCCCGGCTGGACACTCCTCGGGGCGGGCGCCTATTTCGCCTATGTCGGGCATCCCTTCGACGAGGACGCCACGGCACTGGCGAAACGCTTGGTCGACGAGGCCCAGGTCCTCGCCCTGCCCGGCAGCTTCTTCGCGCCCAAGGGCGATGCTCAAGCGGCCCGCCAGATCCGCATCGCCTTCGCCAATATCGACCGCGGCCAGATCGCGATGCTCATGGACCGGCTGGCAAGCCTCGCCTGA
- a CDS encoding aminodeoxychorismate/anthranilate synthase component II, with the protein MLLLIDNYDSFTYNLVHYFGEEGADVRVVRNDAVNVQEAMGMGAEAIVLSPGPCDPDQAGICLPLTLAAAEAGLPLLGVCLGHQTIGQAFGGKVVRHTEIVHGKMGTIHHAGKGVFDGLPSPLLGTRYHSLVVERESLPDCLEVTAWLEDGTIMGLRHKELPIEGVQFHPESIRSEQGHAMVRNFLQSLKVPA; encoded by the coding sequence ATGCTGCTCCTCATCGATAACTACGACAGTTTCACCTACAACCTCGTCCATTACTTCGGCGAGGAAGGCGCGGATGTCCGCGTGGTGCGCAATGACGCGGTGAATGTGCAGGAAGCGATGGGCATGGGGGCCGAGGCCATCGTGCTGTCGCCCGGCCCCTGCGATCCCGATCAGGCGGGCATTTGCCTGCCCCTCACGCTGGCCGCCGCCGAAGCAGGCCTGCCACTTCTGGGCGTCTGCCTTGGCCACCAGACCATCGGTCAGGCCTTCGGCGGCAAGGTCGTGCGCCACACCGAGATCGTCCACGGCAAGATGGGCACGATCCACCACGCGGGCAAAGGCGTGTTCGACGGCCTGCCTTCGCCGCTTCTCGGCACGCGCTATCACTCGCTGGTCGTGGAACGCGAAAGCCTGCCCGACTGCCTCGAGGTGACCGCCTGGCTCGAGGATGGCACGATCATGGGCCTGCGCCACAAGGAGCTGCCCATCGAAGGCGTGCAGTTCCACCCCGAAAGCATCCGCTCCGAACAAGGTCACGCCATGGTGCGCAATTTTCTCCAGTCCCTGAAGGTGCCCGCATGA
- a CDS encoding enoyl-CoA hydratase-related protein encodes MDYQTILYETGGGIAVITLDRPDKMNALNSQMRAEIADAVLRAAREARVIVLTGAGRAFCTGQDLGDSGSAGAADFERVLRDEYEPMIRAIVEAKVPVIAAVNGPAAGAGANLALACDVVIATESAYFLQAFSKIGLLPDAGGTFTLPRRIGMARAMGAALFADRVSAMQAADWGLIWEAVPDADFEAQWRGRAEHLAKGPTVAYGAIKEALRASMGNTFDEQLSLEAKLQGRCGVTRDFKEGVLAFLEKRPANYEGR; translated from the coding sequence ATGGACTATCAGACGATTCTCTACGAGACGGGCGGCGGGATCGCGGTGATCACGCTCGACAGGCCCGACAAGATGAACGCGCTCAATTCCCAGATGCGGGCCGAGATTGCGGACGCCGTCTTGCGGGCCGCGCGCGAGGCCCGGGTGATCGTCCTCACCGGCGCCGGCCGGGCCTTTTGCACCGGGCAGGATCTTGGCGACAGCGGAAGTGCCGGGGCCGCCGATTTCGAGCGGGTGCTGCGCGACGAATACGAACCCATGATCCGGGCCATCGTCGAAGCGAAGGTGCCGGTGATCGCCGCCGTGAATGGTCCGGCGGCAGGGGCAGGGGCCAACCTGGCGCTGGCCTGCGACGTGGTGATCGCGACCGAAAGCGCCTATTTCCTGCAGGCCTTTTCGAAGATCGGCCTTCTGCCGGACGCAGGCGGGACCTTCACGCTGCCGCGCCGGATCGGCATGGCGCGGGCAATGGGGGCGGCGTTGTTCGCGGACCGGGTTTCGGCCATGCAGGCAGCGGACTGGGGTCTGATCTGGGAAGCTGTGCCGGACGCGGACTTCGAGGCGCAGTGGCGTGGCCGGGCCGAGCACCTCGCCAAGGGGCCGACGGTCGCCTATGGCGCGATCAAGGAGGCGCTGCGGGCCTCGATGGGAAACACCTTCGACGAGCAGCTGTCGCTCGAGGCGAAGTTGCAGGGCCGCTGCGGCGTGACGCGGGACTTCAAGGAAGGGGTGCTGGCGTTTCTGGAGAAGCGTCCGGCGAATTACGAGGGCCGGTAA